One genomic segment of Cydia splendana chromosome 5, ilCydSple1.2, whole genome shotgun sequence includes these proteins:
- the LOC134790838 gene encoding uncharacterized protein LOC134790838 translates to MQRWLVVAFAAALACLSHAQKPGRFLSLPVPEKCANRPKEFFYRGHNYFYSGHVPALANRKMDWLDGRNLCREYCMDLVSLETQEENNLIFKLIQQNDVPYIWTSGRLCDFKGCEGRKDLEPKNLFGWFWSANREKITPTNRIPNGWGYNPWSQTGHKKRPQPDNAEFDINQTAESCLSVLNNVYNDGIAWHDVACYHEKPVVCEDSEELLNYVASTNPGLRL, encoded by the exons ATGCAAAGGTGGTTGGTGGTGGCGTTCGCGGCGGCGCTGGCGTGCCTGTCGCACGCGCAGAAGCCCGGCCGCTTCCTTTCGCTTCCCGTGCCCGAGAAGTGCGCTAACA GACCAAAGGAATTCTTCTACCGAGGGCACAACTACTTCTACAGCGGGCACGTGCCCGCGCTGGCCAACAGGAAGATGGACTGGCTGGACGGCCGCAACCTCTGCCGCGAGTACTGCATGGACCTCGTCTCGTTGGAGACGCAGGAAGAGAACAACCTGATCTTTAAGCTTATTCAGCAGA ATGACGTGCCCTACATTTGGACCTCCGGTCGTCTCTGCGACTTCAAGGGCTGCGAGGGGCGCAAGGACCTCGAGCCGAAGAACCTCTTCGGCTGGTTCTGGTCCGCCAACCGCGAAAAGATCACGCCCACCAACAGG ATCCCCAACGGCTGGGGCTACAACCCCTGGTCCCAGACCGGGCACAAGAAGCGGCCGCAGCCCGACAACGCGGAGTTCGACATCAACCAGACCGCCGAGTCGTGCCTGTCCGTGCTCAATAACGTGTACAATGACGGCATCGCGTGGCACGACGTCGCCTGCTACCACGAGAAGCCCGTCGTCTGCGAGGACTCCGAGGAGCTCCTCAACTACGTCGCCAGCACCAACCCTGGGCTCCGTCTGTGA